A part of Nitrospira sp. genomic DNA contains:
- a CDS encoding FKBP-type peptidyl-prolyl cis-trans isomerase → MAASEKGSNAQDITTSSGLNYVDQVVGSGDVAVSGKTVSVHYTGWLENGKKFDSSVDRGQPFSFPLGAGRVIKGWDEGVQGMKVGGKRKLTIPSNLGYGPQGAGGVIPPNATLIFDVELLGVR, encoded by the coding sequence ATGGCAGCGAGCGAAAAGGGGTCAAACGCGCAGGACATTACGACATCGTCCGGGCTCAACTACGTGGATCAGGTGGTCGGATCCGGAGACGTGGCCGTGTCTGGCAAGACGGTGAGCGTCCACTATACGGGGTGGCTGGAAAACGGTAAGAAGTTCGATAGCTCCGTCGATCGTGGACAGCCATTTTCATTTCCTCTCGGCGCTGGGCGTGTCATTAAGGGCTGGGACGAAGGGGTGCAGGGGATGAAGGTGGGAGGCAAGCGCAAACTTACCATCCCATCCAATTTAGGCTATGGACCACAAGGTGCCGGTGGTGTCATCCCACCGAATGCCACGCTGATTTTCGACGTCGAATTGCTCGGGGTGCGATAG